The following coding sequences lie in one Aythya fuligula isolate bAytFul2 chromosome 17, bAytFul2.pri, whole genome shotgun sequence genomic window:
- the PRR14L gene encoding protein PRR14L, with the protein MLSAGVECLLDSATSGVTEFYAGLPASIPTELMAVSEPTVGLDAKADVSTPVPARSSSLSSEHHRTSGVEDFCQKTEEPDDMVRAISHGPAESRPEELPRDRDLEEDEKSKRQNFRELDCSGGGYQHEDKGAQDAENCAGCCALTPGDWSKQEDPHLNRYKAKSSRSCCTEVAGSLKNKEKKQANVQVTAEILPKPTEDIQGLKMKELGTYEKKEVSSLTANPSEYSTSICDCPLLSNVNIRRRHATKTEKTLCPMENQFLAHQSEFNGPVPGSKHLESLNKPPNTGLQSVATSVEETKTSIVSSQSEEKLLKKGDDLPPLAHKYVRKDGFQGTVKEKGVDFDSLNGIRNADSSGCVGFISDLIQVETTELKEQENRCGREGKETLEESLSDSKSRCVLAGKDMDVTLPEGGDCEQKFKNACVEEKIEREIAPRKKLPIHSFLDGEDFRWALLEGAKESGSKMVPVSTENCENVFEEIPRSNLNFSKERKNTTKLAHLAPISQCSETVQDCQTENAPDTEISPEFPYNTTSPFYPSKNILSNSCKEASPNCVCHEVCVPYKLNAQSKDNLKKITGFQDTIPVYSVCKENKALGSERLDQVEKCQALKRKKKYKEMEVHLSEKAQQEKKSEYQVKAKVTLQPSILDSSELLCSSSTELVMARNTRFQGPSEEIFAFKSSENKLHSTLQELKRPKITPDTISSQFLKTQDSEMENLNLNLNYNGIPGAFGTTKKLRGPLPLKRQPGRTCKKVPTSYQVETVRKMKKNKSSTFLETPSEMPPSQENTLLKSLYFTRKPPTVEKEIAMRFVRMPRLFAKRCSLLNSLKCRKCTKEPALLSKLSAMASKLLAPAKSIHNIEPLPCSSEILPVAERYSQRRSKNLLEALSCINRNLHSRWADSWCTKMFSFQSLALYPVGSTKISFLDLSNNSPSSFLDTPLFPISFHIKLDSSPVTDLTGSTSRHSGHHRPVLGEMPAPPSKWTFSFLLSQSCLDAAAFKEDSSLDNDLPSPLSVTTPGAVALHPDHRRNAVAERMGSCSMRGLHTVLALSSPGCYRIWTRRRNLTSRIPTVQRLFMSQFTQGLKGARYRTNVSDGLVSSLPYSLGRALSLWSQHGPSACPSEITPLHSNHCKWQPSVAIENSYAMLPHLPVQSMEALQTLGREISLEPSFLLPLPKSRLLPEALPSPPRLPASELQVPDLDEANTSIPACFRSQDNTELKKTEPEKRPKKVSQIRIRKTVPKPDPNLTPMGLPKPKRLKKKEFSLEEIYTNKNYKSPPPARSLETIFEEPKEKNGHLISVSQQKRKRILEFQDFTLPRKRKARGKIKAVGSFTRAKKAALQSAELDALLSQKLMDLEAFFAKEAEQEQASVILGSHSAEYGPNQLL; encoded by the exons ATGCTATCAGCTGGGGTGGAATGTCTCCTTGATTCTGCCACCAGCGGTGTAACAGAGTTCTACGCGGGACTGCCAGCCAGCATCCCCACGGAGCTGATGGCAGTATCGGAGCCTACCGTTGGATTGGATGCAAAGGCTGATGTATCCACACCTGTGCCCGCACGCAGCAGCAGCCTGTCGTCTGAGCATCACAGGACTTCAGGGGTAGAAGACTTTTGCCAGAAGACAGAGGAGCCGGATGATATGGTCAGAGCGATTTCTCATGGGCCAGCAGAATCCCGTCCTGAAGAGTTACCGAGGGACAGAGACCTTGAAGAggatgaaaaaagcaaaagacaaaactTTAGGGAACTAGACTGTTCTGGTGGTGGATACCAGCACGAAGATAAAGGGGCACAAGATGCTGAGAATTGTGCTGGATGCTGTGCTTTAACACCTGGGGATTGGTCGAAACAA GAGGATCCTCACCTAAACCGGTATAAGGCGAAGTCTTCGAGAAGCTGTTGCACTGAAGTAGCAGGATCTCTGAAGAACAAAG aaaaaaaacaagcaaatgttCAGGTGACAGCTGAAATTCTTCCAAAGCCCACTGAAGACATACAAG GCCTGAAGATGAAAGAACTAGGCACAtatgagaagaaagaagtgtCATCACTCACAGCTAACCCTTCTGAGTATAGCACTTCAATCTGTGATTGTCCATTACTCAGCAATGTGAATATTCGAAGGAGACATGctaccaaaacagaaaagaccCTGTGTCCAATGGAAAATCAGTTTCTTGCACATCAAAGTGAGTTTAATGGCCCAGTTCCAGGCAGCAAGCATCTAGAAAGTTTAAACAAACCACCAAACACAGGTTTACAATCTGTGGCTACTTCTGTGGAAGAAACTAAAACATCAATTGTCTCTAGTCAAAGTGAAgagaaactgttaaaaaaaggTGATGACCTACCTCCATTGGCTCATAAATATGTAAGGAAAGATGGTTTTCAAGGAACTGTAAAAGAGAAGGGAGTGGATTTTGACTCTTTAAATGGTATAAGAAATGCCGACTCTTCAGGATGCGTGGGCTTCATCAGTGATCTAATTCAGGTGGAGACAACAGAActaaaagaacaagaaaacagatgtgGAAGAGAAGGTAAAGAAACTCTTGAAGAAAGCCTTTCTGACAGCAAATCACGATGTGTTCTAGCTGGGAAAGACATGGATGTGACCCTACCAGAAGGTGGTGACTGTGAACAGAAGTTTAAGAATGCATGTGTAGAAGAGAAGATTGAAAGAGAAATAGCTCCTAGAAAAAAGTTGCCCATACATTCTTTCCTTGATGGAGAAGATTTCCGATGGGCTTTGTTAGAAGGTGCAAAAGAATCTGGTAGCAAAATGGTCCCTGTCAGTACTGAGaattgtgaaaatgtttttgaagaaatcCCAAGATCTAACCtaaatttttcaaaagaaagaaaaaatactacaaAGCTTGCACACTTAGCACCTATCAGTCAGTGTTCAGAAACTGTGCAAGACTGTCAAACTGAAAATGCACCTGACACAGAAATATCACCAGAATTCCCATATAATACAACATCCCCATTTTATCCGTCTAAGAATATACTATCAAACAGTTGCAAAGAAGCATCACCAAATTGTGTTTGCCATGAAGTATGTGTGCCTTACAAATTAAATGCACAGAGCAAagataatttaaagaaaattacaggATTTCAAGACACTATACCAGTTTATTCAGTTTGCAAGGAAAATAAGGCTTTAGGTTCGGAGAGACTTGATCAAGTAGAGAAATGTCAGGCACTTAAACGAAAGAAAAAGTACAAGGAGATGGAGGTACATTTGTCAGAGAAGGCACAACAAGAAAAGAAGTCGGAATaccaagtgaaagcaaaagtCACACTGCAACCAAGCATATTGGACAGTTCGGAACTTTTATGCAGTTCTTCAACTGAGTTGGTGATGGCAAGAAATACAAGGTTTCAAGGTCCTTCAGAggagatttttgcttttaaaagcagtgaaaataaacTACATAGCACTTTACAAGAACTCAAAAGGCCAAAGATTACCCCTGATACAATTAGTTCACAGTTTTTGAAGACTCAGgattcagaaatggaaaacctGAACCTTAATTTAAACTATAATGGAATTCCCGGTGCCTTTGGAACTACAAAGAAATTAAGAGGACCTCTTCCATTAAAAAGACAGCCTGGAAGGACGTGCAAAAAAGTTCCCACTTCGTATCAAGtagaaacagtaagaaaaatgaaaaaaaataaaagttcaacTTTTTTGGAGACTCCCTCAGAAATGCCCCCTAGCCAGGAAAATACACTCCTCAAATCTTTATACTTTACACGCAAACCACCAacagtggaaaaggaaatagCCATGAGATTTGTACGTATGCCAAGGCTCTTTGCCAAGAGGTGCAGTTTGTTGAACAGCTTGAAGTGTAGAAAATGTACCAAAGAACCAGCATTGTTGAGCAAGCTGTCTGCAATGGCTAGCAAACTACTGGCACCTGCCAAAAGCATCCATAACATAGAACCACTGCCATGTTCTTCTGAAATCCTTCCAGTGGCTGAGCGGTACAGCCAACGTAGATCTAAAAATCTATTGGAAGCTTTGTCTTGCATTAACAGGAACTTACACTCACGCTGGGCTGACAGTTGGTGTACCAAGATGTTCAGCTTTCAGTCTTTGGCACTTTATCCTGTAGGATCTaccaaaatatcttttttagaCTTGAGCAACAATTCTCCATCCTCTTTCTTGGATACCCCGCTTTTCCCAATTTCTTTTCACATAAAATTGGACTCCAGTCCCGTGACAGACCTAACAGGGAGTACATCTCGGCACTCTGGACATCACAGACCAGTTTTGGGAGAAATGCCGGCACCACCTTCTAAGTGGAcattctcttttctcctgtctcaGAGCTGTTTGGATGCAGCAGCTTTCAAGGAAGATTCCAGCCTAGATAATGATCtgccttcccctctctctgtAACAACCCCAGGGGCTGTTGCCCTTCATCCCGACCACAGAAGAAATGCCGTAGCTGAAAGAATGGGAAGTTGCTCCATGCGTGGCCTTCACACAGTGCTAGCACTTTCTTCCCCGGGATGTTACAGGATTTGGACAAGAAGAAGAAACTTAACCAGTCGTATTCCTACTGTCCAGAGACTATTTATGTCCCAATTCACACAGGGTTTGAAAGGGGCAAGGTATCGAACTAATGTATCGGATGGTCTCGTCTCTTCCTTGCCGTACTCCTTGGGCAGGGCCCTATCCTTATGGAGTCAGCATGGTCCTTCTGCCTGTCCCTCCGAAATCACTCCTCTTCATTCCAATCACTGCAAGTGGCAGCCAAGTGTGGCCATCGAGAACAG CTATGCCATGTTACCGCACTTACCTGTACAGAGTATGGAAGCACTACAGACACTGGGTCGTGAGATATC TCTGGAACCTTCATTCCTTCTTCCATTACCAAAGTCTCGCTTGCTTCCAGAAGCATTGCCATCTCCCCCCAGGCTTCCAGCATCTGAACTCCAGGTCCCTGACCTTGATGAAGCTAATACTTCCATTCCGGCCTGTTTTAGATCTCAAGAtaacacagaactgaaaaaa ACTGAGCCAGAAAAGAGGCCAAAGAAAGTCTCACAGATCCGAATCAGGAAAACTGTTCCTAAGCCAGATCCTAACCTTACTCCAATGGGACTACCCAAACCAAAAAG gcttaagaaaaaagaatttagtTTAGAAGAAATTTACACGAACAAGAACTACAAGtcccctcctccagccag GAGCTTGGAAACAATCTTTGAAGAGCCCAAGGAGAAAAATGGACACTTGATCTCTGTCagccagcagaagagaaagcGGATTCTAGAGTTTCAGGACTTCACTCTTCCTCGGAAGAGGAAGGCACGAGGCAAAATCAAAGCAGTGGGTAGTTTCACTCGAGCAAAAAAAGCTGCACTACAAAGTGCAGAGTTAGATGCCCTTCTGAGTCAGAAGCTAATGGACCTTGAAGCCTTTTTTGCAAAGgaggctgagcaggagcaggccTCTGTCATCCTAGGGAGCCACTCAGCTGAATATGGCCCAAATCAGCTACTTTAG